In Bubalus kerabau isolate K-KA32 ecotype Philippines breed swamp buffalo chromosome 4, PCC_UOA_SB_1v2, whole genome shotgun sequence, one DNA window encodes the following:
- the COL1A1 gene encoding collagen alpha-1(I) chain — MFSFVDLRLLLLLAATALLTHGQEEGQEEGQEEDIPPVTCVQNGLRYHDRDVWKPVPCQICVCDNGNVLCDDVICDELKDCPNAKVPTDECCPVCPEGQESPTDQETTGVEGPKGDTGPRGPRGPAGPPGRDGIPGQPGLPGPPGPPGPPGPPGLGGNFAPQLSYGYDEKSTGISVPGPMGPSGPRGLPGPPGAPGPQGFQGPPGEPGEPGASGPMGPRGPPGPPGKNGDDGEAGKPGRPGERGPPGPQGARGLPGTAGLPGMKGHRGFSGLDGAKGDAGPAGPKGEPGSPGENGAPGQMGPRGLPGERGRPGAPGPAGARGNDGATGAAGPPGPTGPAGPPGFPGAVGAKGEGGPQGPRGSEGPQGVRGEPGPPGPAGAAGPAGNPGADGQPGAKGANGAPGIAGAPGFPGARGPSGPQGPSGPPGPKGNSGEPGAPGSKGDTGAKGEPGPTGIQGPPGPAGEEGKRGARGEPGPAGLPGPPGERGGPGSRGFPGADGVAGPKGPAGERGAPGPAGPKGSPGEAGRPGEAGLPGAKGLTGSPGSPGPDGKTGPPGPAGQDGRPGPPGPPGARGQAGVMGFPGPKGAAGEPGKAGERGVPGPPGAVGPAGKDGEAGAQGPPGPAGPAGERGEQGPAGSPGFQGLPGPAGPPGEAGKPGEQGVPGDLGAPGPSGARGERGFPGERGVQGPPGPAGPRGANGAPGNDGAKGDAGAPGAPGSQGAPGLQGMPGERGAAGLPGPKGDRGDAGPKGADGAPGKDGVRGLTGPIGPPGPAGAPGDKGEAGPSGPAGPTGARGAPGDRGEPGPPGPAGFAGPPGADGQPGAKGEPGDAGAKGDSGPPGPAGPAGPPGPIGNVGAPGPKGARGSAGPPGATGFPGAAGRVGPPGPSGNAGPPGPPGPAGKEGSKGPRGETGPAGRPGEVGPPGPPGPSGEKGAPGADGPAGAPGTPGPQGIAGQRGVVGLPGQRGERGFPGLPGPSGEPGKQGPSGASGERGPPGPMGPPGLAGPPGESGREGAPGAEGSPGRDGSPGAKGDRGETGPAGPPGAPGAPGAPGPVGPAGKSGDRGETGPAGPAGPIGPVGARGPAGPQGPRGDKGETGEQGDRGIKGHRGFSGLQGPPGPPGSPGEQGPSGASGPAGPRGPPGSAGSPGKDGLNGLPGPIGPPGPRGRTGDAGPAGPPGPPGPPGPPGPPSGGYDLSFLPQPPQEKAHDGGRYYRADDANVVRDRDLEVDTTLKSLSQQIENIRSPEGSRKNPARTCRDLKMCHSDWKSGEYWIDPNQGCNLDAIKVFCNMETGETCVYPTQPSVAQKNWYISKNPKEKRHVWYGESMTGGFQFEYGGQGSDPADVAIQLTFLRLMSTEASQNITYHCKNSVAYMDQQTGNLKKALLLQGSNEIEIRAEGNSRFTYSVTYDGCTSHTGAWGKTVIEYKTTKTSRLPIIDVAPLDVGAPDQEFGFDVGPACFL; from the exons ATGTTCAGCTTTGTGGACCTCCGGCTCCTGCTCCTCTTAGCGGCCACCGCCCTCCTGACGCACGGCCAAGAGGAGGGCCAGGAAGAAGGCCAAGAAGAAGACA TCCCACCAGTCACCTGCGTACAGAACGGCCTCAGGTACCATGACCGAGACGTGTGGAAACCCGTGCCCTGCCAGATCTGTGTCTGCGACAACGGCAACGTGCTGTGCGATGACGTGATCTGCGACGAACTTAAAGACTGTCCTAACGCCAAAGTCCCCACGGACGAATGCTGCCCCGTCTGCCCCGAAGGCCAGG aatcACCCACGGACCAAGAAACCACCGGAGTCGAG GGACCCAAAGGAGACACTGGCCCCCGAGGCCCAAGG GGACCCGCCGGCCCCCCTGGCCGAGATGGCATCCCTGGACAACCTGGACTTCCCGGACCCCCTGGACCCCCCGGACCTCCCGGACCCCCTGGCCTCGGAGGA AACTTTGCTCCCCAGTTGTCTTATGGCTATGATGAGAAATCAACAGGAATTTCCGTGCCTGGTCCCATG GGTCCTTCTGGTCCTCGTGGTCTCCCTGGCCCCCCTGGTGCACCT GGTCCCCAAGGCTTCCAAGGCCCCCCTGGTGAGCCTGGCGAGCCCGGAGCCTCA GGTCCCATGGGTCCCCGTGGTCCCCCTGGCCCCCCTGGCAAGAACGGAGATGAT ggCGAAGCTGGAAAGCCTGGTCGTCCTGGTGAGCGCGGGCCTCCCGGACCTCAG ggTGCTCGGGGATTGCCTGGAACAGCTGGCCTCCCTGGAATGAAGGGACACAGA GGTTTCAGTGGTTTGGATGGTGCCAAGGGAGATGCTGGTCCTGCTGGCCCCAAG GGCGAGCCTGGTAGCCCCGGTGAAAATGGAGCTCCTGGTCAGATG GGCCCCCGTGGTCTGCCTGGTGAGAGAGGTCGCCCCGGAGCCCCTGGCCCTGCT GGTGCTCGAGGAAATGATGGTGCTACTGGCGCTGCTGGGCCCCCT GGTCCCACTGGCCCCGCTGGTCCTCCTGGTTTCCCTGGTGCTGTGGGTGCTAAG GGTGAAGGTGGTCCCCAAGGACCCCGAGGTTCTGAAGGTCCCCAGGGTGTACGTGGTGAGCCTGGCCCCCCTGGCCCTGCTGGTGCTGCTGGCCCTGCT GGCAACCCTGGTGCTGATGGACAGCCTGGTGCTAAAGGTGCCAAT GGCGCTCCTGGTATTGCTGGcgctcctggcttccctggtgcccgAGGCCCCTCTGGACCCCAGGGCCCCAGCGGCCCCCCTGGTCCCAAGGGTAACAGC GGTGAACCTGGTGCTCctggcagcaaaggagacactggCGCCAAGGGAGAACCC GGTCCCACTGGTATTCAAGGCCCCCCTGGCCCTGCTGGGGAAGAAGGAAAGCGAGGAGCCCGAGGTGAACCTGGACCTGCTGGCCTGCCTGGACCCCCTGGCGAGCGT GGCGGACCTGGAAGCCGTGGTTTCCCTGGCGCGGACGGTGTTGCTGGTCCCAAG GGTCCTGCTGGTGAACGCGGTGCTCCTGGCCCTGCTGGCCCCAAAGGTTCTCCTGGTGAAGCTGGTCGCCCCGGTGAAGCTGGTCTGCCCGGTGCCAAG GGTCTGACTGGAAGCCCTGGCAGCCCGGGTCCTGATGGCAAAACTGGCCCCCCT GGTCCCGCTGGTCAAGATGGCCGCCCTGGACCCCCAGGCCCTCCCGGTGCCCGTGGTCAGGCTGGCGTGATGGGTTTCCCTGGACCTAAAGGTGCTGCT GGAGAGCCTGGAAAAGCTGGAGAGCGAGGTGTTCCTGGACCCCCTGGGGCAGTT GGTCCTGCTGGCAAAGACGGAGAAGCTGGAGCTCAGGGACCCCCAGGACCTGCT GGCCCCGCTGGTGAGAGAGGCGAACAAGGCCCTGCTGGCTCCCCTGGATTCCAG GGTCTCCCTGGCCCTGCTGGTCCTCCTGGTGAAGCAGGCAAACCCGGTGAACAG GGTGTTCCTGGAGATCTTGGTGCCCCCGGCCCCTCTGGAGCAAGA GGCGAGAGAGGCTTCCCCGGCGAGCGTGGTGTGCAAGGGCCGCCCGGCCCTGCAGGTCCCCGTGGGGCCAATGGTGCCCCCGGCAACGATGGTGCTAAG GGTGATGCTGGTGCCCCTGGAGCCCCTGGTAGCCAGGGTGCCCCTGGCCTTCAAGGAATGCCTGGTGAACGAGGTGCAGCTGGTCTTCCAGGCCCTAAGGGTGACAGA GGGGATGCTGGTCCCAAAGGTGCTGATGGTGCTCCTGGCAAAGATGGCGTCCGTGGTCTGACTGGTCCCATCGGTCCTCCTGGCCCCGCTGGTGCCCCTGGTGACAAG GGTGAAGCTGGTCCTAGCGGCCCAGCCGGTCCCACTGGAGCTCGTGGTGCCCCC GGTGACCGTGGTGAGCCTGGTCCCCCTGGCCCTGCTGGCTTCGCTGGCCCCCCT ggtGCTGATGGCCAACCTGGTGCTAAAGGCGAACCTGGTGATGCTGGTGCTAAAGGTGACTCTGGTCCCCCCGGCCCTGCTGGACCTGCTGGACCCCCTGGCCCCATT GGTAACGTTGGTGCTCCTGGACCCAAAGGTGCTCGTGGCAGCGCTGGTCCCCCT GGTGCTACTGGTTTCCCAGGTGCTGCTGGCCGAGTCGGTCCCCCCGGCCCCTCT GGAAATGCTGGACCCCCTGGCCCTCCTGGCCCTGCTGGCAAAGAAGGCAGCAAAGGCCCCCGTGGTGAGACTGGCCCCGCTGGGCGTCCCGGTGAAGTCGGTCCCCCTGGTCCCCCTGGCCCCTCTGGTGAGAAAGGAGCCCCTGGTGCTGACGGACCTGCT GGCGCTCCTGGCACTCCTGGACCTCAAGGTATTGCTGGACAGCGTGGTGTGGTCGGCCTGCCTGgtcagagaggagaaagaggcttccctggtcttCCTGGCCCCTCT GGTGAACCCGGCAAACAAGGTCCTTCTGGAGCAAGTGGTGAACGTGGCCCCCCTGGTCCCATGGGCCCCCCTGGATTGGCTGGACCCCCTGGCGAGTCTGGACGTGAG GGAGCTCCTGGTGCTGAAGGATCCCCTGGACGAGATGGTTCTCCTGGCGCCAAG GGTGACCGTGGTGAGACCGGCCCTGCTGGACCTCCTGGTGCTCCTGGCGCTCCCGGTGCCCCCGGCCCTGTCGGACCTGCTGGCAAGAGCGGTGATCGTGGTGAGACC GGTCCTGCTGGTCCTGCTGGTCCCATTGGCCCCGTTGGTGCCCGTGGCCCCGCT GGACCCCAAGGCCCCCGTGGTGACAAGGGTGAGACAGGCGAACAGGGCGACAGAGGCATTAAGGGTCACCGTGGCTTCTCTGGTCTCCAGGGTCCCCCTGGCCCTCCC GGCTCTCCTGGTGAGCAAGGTCCTTCCGGAGCCTCTGGTCCTGCTGGTCCCCGC GGTCCCCCTGGCTCTGCTGGTTCTCCtggcaaagatggactcaatggTCTCCCAGGCCCCATCGGTCCCCCTGGGCCTCGAGGTCGCACTGGTGATGCTGGTCCTGCT GGTCCTCCCGGCCCTCCTGGACCCCCTGGTCCCCCAGGTCCTCCCAGCGGCGGCTACGACTTGAGCTTCCTGCCCCAGCCACCTCAAGAGAAGGCTCACGATGGTGGCCGCTACTACCGGGCTGATGATGCCAATGTGGTCCGTGACCGTGACCTCGAGGTGGACACCACCCTCAAGAGCCTGAGCCAGCAGATCGAGAACATCCGGAGCCCTGAAGGCAGCCGCAAGAACCCCGCCCGCACCTGCCGTGACCTCAAGATGTGCCACTCCGACTGGAAGAGCG GAGAATACTGGATTGACCCCAACCAAGGCTGCAACCTGGATGCCATTAAGGTCTTCTGCAACATGGAGACCGGTGAGACCTGTGTGTACCCCACTCAGCCCAGCGTGGCCCAGAAGAACTGGTACATCAGCAAGAACCCCAAGGAAAAGAGGCACGTCTGGTACGGCGAGAGCATGACCGGCGGATTCCAG TTCGAGTACGGCGGCCAGGGGTCCGATCCTGCCGATGTGGCCATCCAGCTGACTTTCCTGCGCCTGATGTCCACCGAGGCCTCCCAGAACATCACCTACCACTGCAAGAACAGCGTGGCCTACATGGACCAGCAGACTGGCAACCTCAAGAAGGCcctgctcctccagggctccAACGAGATCGAGATCCGGGCCGAGGGCAACAGTCGCTTCACCTACAGCGTCACCTACGATGGCTGCACG AGTCACACCGGAGCCTGGGGCAAGACAGTGATCGAATACAAAACCACCAAGACCTCCCGCTTGCCCATCATCGATGTGGCCCCCTTGGACGTTGGCGCCCCAGACCAGGAATTCGGCTTCGACGTTGGCCCTGCCTGCTTCCTGTAA